One segment of Mugil cephalus isolate CIBA_MC_2020 chromosome 14, CIBA_Mcephalus_1.1, whole genome shotgun sequence DNA contains the following:
- the LOC125020230 gene encoding uncharacterized protein LOC125020230: protein MFPRPGSSQQGETLTVQVKNTALELNGQNLRLEAKNGRSSKTPGLHLSAVHGKEAVGQLTASSTTREGAAQLDLLLFKSPRPDLERHAENKPVRRPLKLAPLELTEEVREAQKEKLKFIQEETEPVSCKLDVTQKEPRTRKVKSCMRQRLAKAAACPSSSSTEPLKAQQQNRLSRPQLTRAVPVQQSGDKHLVDVVCRGTPAPLRSKPAPPSQTPRVKAAAARGGEAARQSAGALQQETGRRRLRLRRAQHLEEDQCNSNTSTGGLSADEAKPAQGVQGKGLQTKRTQRGQLHAGKAIKEPPAPAGSREQGSARKSHQEGGSQQSAKYTLS, encoded by the exons ATGTTTCCCAGACCT GGCTCTTCGCAGCAAGGAGAAACGTTGACCGTCCAGGTTAAAAATACCGCGCTGGAACTGAATGGTCAAAACCTCCGGCTGGAAGCTAAAAATGGCCGCAGTTCAAAAACACCTGGCCTCCATCTGTCAGCCGTACACGGCAAGGAGGCAGTGGGTCAGCTTACGGCCTCCTCGACGACCCGGGAGGGCGCGGCACAGTTGGACTTGTTGTTGTTCAAGTCACCCAGGCCTGACTTGGAGAGGCACGCTGAGAATAAGCCTGTGAGACGCCCTTTGAAGCTGGCCCCGCTGGAGCTGACAGAAGAGGTGAGGGAGGCTCAGAAGGAAAAACTTAAGTTCATCCAGGAGGAGACCGAACCCGTTTCCTGTAAGCTGGATGTAACACAGAAAGAGCCCCGGACAAGGAAGGTGAAATCCTGCATGAGGCAGAGGCTGGCAAAAGCAGCAGCgtgcccttcttcttcttccactgagCCTCTCAAAGCACAACAGCAAAACAGATTGTCGAGGCCCCAGCTGACGCGCGCTGTCCCCGTACAGCAGAGTGGAGACAAGCATCTAGTGGACGTGGTGTGTAGAGGCACACCGGCTCCTCTGCGCAGTAAGCCTGCCCCTCCTTCACAAACACCCAGAGTTAAAGCTGCGGCCGCACGTGGCGGAGAGGCGGCCCGCCAGAGCGCCGGCGCCCTCCAGCAGGAGACGGGGAGGAGGCGGCTGAGGCTGCGGAGAGCGCAACACCTAGAGGAGGATCAGTGCAATTCAAACACGTCAACAGGGGGATTATCTGCAGATGAAGCCAAGCCTGCCCAAGGTGTCCAAGGCAAAGGgctgcagacaaagagaactcaaagGGGCCAGCTGCATGCTGGGAAAGCCATCAAAGAGCCTCCCGCACCTGCAGGCTCCCGTGAGCAAGGAAGTGCCAGGAAGAGTCATCAGGAGGGTGGCAGTCAGCAATCTGCAAAATACACCCTGAGCTGA